A DNA window from Camelina sativa cultivar DH55 chromosome 13, Cs, whole genome shotgun sequence contains the following coding sequences:
- the LOC104734652 gene encoding uncharacterized protein LOC104734652 isoform X2, with amino-acid sequence MLLNQPTMVIGNFVFFLQLKHDLEDCRVMYREGLDGSPFHTMLVEGYMDGPIHECLCVSWETTLYKKWWPQFSFPPFRILKSTCLQKVGVGEQICLARMKVPWPLTDREIIVHYFFFEYFKDGLVVILLNSISDLDGIGVSSKDFVIPESPDAVRIDLVGGFVLQKVTPQRSYFRTIGEMDIKLDLMPPSLINFITRQLIGNGFRLYKKSVASVAKFDEDYSRALDDPLYTKIRQALYSTDKTIEEGPKLEATEVNGNSLPKKEHKNHGDASENKPVHYRKTVTEIEEEEDYEESVSSEDGTKTDVDMRRRFCVSPEVEQALGTLDRVIYMVRNITPVQEAEELSPDRSEDQAKRVSLLETITSVPQKSQRQDHSTVTQEETSNGQEENREKDTGQELGIVNKGKSSSLQRKRKARCFAFRSWL; translated from the exons TTGAAGGTTACATGGATGGGCCTATCCACGAAT GTTTATGTGTATCTTGGGAAACAACTCTCTACAAGAAATG GTGGCCACAGTTTTCATTTCCACCATTCAGGATCTTAAAAAGCACATGCTTGCAAAAGGTCGGAGTTGGTGAACAGATTTGTTTAGCGAG GATGAAGGTACCATGGCCATTGACGGACAGAGAGATTATTGtgcattatttcttttttgaataCTTTAAAGATGGCTTAGTCGTCATCCTTTTGAACTCG ATCTCTGATTTAGATGGCATTGGAGTGTCCTCTAAGGACTTCGTTATACCTGAATCACCGGATGCAGTGAGGATCGATCTCGTAGGCGGATTTGTTTTACAAAAGGTTACTCCACAGAGGAGTTACTTCAG AACGATAGGGGAGATGGATATAAAGCTGGACTTGATGCCTCCAtctcttattaattttataactagGCAGCTCATTGGCAACGGTTTCAGACTCTATAAAAAG TCAGTTGCTTCCGTAGCTAAATTTGATGAAGATTATAGCAGAGCTTTAGATGATCCTTTGTACACTAAGATACGCCAAGCTCTGTATTCAACTGATAAAACAATCGAGGAAGGACCAAAGTTGGAAGCAACTGAAGTGAATGGCAATTCTCTGCCAAAGAAGGAACACAAGAATCATGGAGATGCTAGTGAAAACAAACCTGTCCATTACAGAAAAACTGTTACagagattgaggaagaagaagattatgaggAAAGCGTTTCTTCGGAGGATGGAACCAAGACTGATGTTGATATGAGAAGACGGTTTTGCGTCAGTCCAGAGGTGGAACAAGCGTTAGGGACACTAGATAGAGTTATATACATGGTTAGAAATATAACGCCTGTCCAAGAAGCCGAAGAATTGTCGCCTGATAGATCAGAGGACCAGGCAAAGCGAGTAAGTTTATTAGAAACCATTACAAGTGTTCCTCAAAAATCACAGAGGCAAGATCACTCAACGGTCACACAAGAAGAGACAAGTAATGGTCAAGAAGAGAATAGAGAGAAGGATACAGGACAAGAGCTGGGGATCGTAAATAAAGGTAAGAGCTCGAGCTTGCAGAGAAAACGTAAAGCTCGCTGCTTTGCTTTCAGATCCTGGCTCTGA
- the LOC104734650 gene encoding uncharacterized protein LOC104734650, with protein MDSKITKSESTSQIPFFCLKWPWDSNNQPKPSSSVCEFQGPWLFRSMQSIGSIALSSLTSLGQNPNFRPKKKALSNSEQGEAEQRAFAAALASQKEATVLEFYSPKCRLCNSLLNFVLEVEKRNSNWLSITMADAENEKWFPELLHYDIKYVPCFVLLDKNGQALAKTGVPSSRAHVIAGISHLLKMKRPPSE; from the exons ATGGATTCAAAGATCACTAAGAGCGAGTCAACTTCTCAAATTCCATTCTTTTGCTTGAAGTGGCCATGGGATTCAAACAACCAACCCAAACCATCATCAAGCGTCTGCGAGTTTCAAGGACCGTGGCTCTTCAGATCTATGCAAAGTATTGGCTCCATTGCTCTCAGCTCCTTGACTTCACTTGgccaaaatccaaactttagaCCAAAGAAGAAGGCTTTAAGCAATAGTGAGCAAGGAGAAGCAGAGCAGAGGGCTTTCGCAGCTGCTTTAGCCAGCCAGAAAGAAGCTACAGTACTTGAATTTTACTCACCCAAATGCAGACTCTGCAATTCTTTGCTCAACTTTGTTTTAGAGGTAGAGAAGAGGAATTCAAACTGGCTCAGCATTACAATGGCTGACGCAGAGAATGAGAAATGGTTTCCTGAG CTTCTCCACTATGATATAAAGTATGTtccttgctttgttttgttggaCAAAAATGGACAAGCTTTGGCCAAGACAGGAGTTCCTAGTAGTCGTGCTCATGTCATTGCTGGCATCTCTCATCTTCTCAAGATGAAGCGCCCACCATCAGAGTAG
- the LOC104734648 gene encoding lysine--tRNA ligase, cytoplasmic-like isoform X2, producing MDPEAEPVVENPAANRDLENEQREEQRRREEEEKAKQQYFENRLRYVEAEKEKGNNPYPHKFFVSMSNSEFIEKYTSLSLKEHVEDDQVSLAGRIMSKRSYGKIFFYDLHNRGSKVQVVANRSYSELDEAEFVRLHATVRRGDIIGVTGFPGKTNVGELSIFSRSFTVLSHCLHTLPMKEKPRHGTEENPREKAPPKNTENWVPGKPRNPQTYIIKDQETRYRQRYLDLILHNEVRQVLNTSGNINKYIRRYLYDLDFFEFETSMMSITAGGATARPFETHHNDLNMKMYMRIAPELFLKQLVVGGFDRVFEIGKQFRNEGIDMTHNPEFTTCEFYMAFADYNDLMEMTEELLSGMVKELTGGYKIKYHANGYDEEPIEIDFTPPFRRIDMMVDLEKMANLNIPKDLASEEANKYLIDACERFNVRCPPPQTTARLLDKLVGHFLEVTCVNPTFIMNQPKIMSPLAKSHRSNEFLTERFELFVNQHELCNAYTELNDPVEQRQRFADQLKDRQSGDDEAMTIDESFCTALEYGLPPTGGWGMGIDRLAMLLTDSQNIKEVIPFPTTKPKDEPSSAATANR from the exons ATGGATCCTGAAGCTGAACCCGTCGTAGAAAA TCCTGCTGCTAATAGGGATTTGGAGAACGAACAGAGGGAGGAACAGAGGAGgcgtgaggaagaagaaaaggccAAACAA CAATACTTTGAGAACAGATTGAGGTATGTTGAAGCAGAGAAGGAAAAGGGAAACAATCCATACCCACACAAGTTCTTTGTGTCCATGTCAAACTCTGAATTCATTGAAAAGTATACTAGTTTAAGCCTCAAAGAACATGTTGAAGACGACCAAGTTTCTCTAGCCG GACGGATAATGAGCAAGAGATCTTATGGCAAGATTTTCTTCTATGATCTACATAATCGTGGTTCTAAGGTCCAAGTTGTGGCTAATAGGAG TTACTCAGAATTAGATGAAGCTGAGTTTGTCAGGCTCCATGCTACTGTTAGGCGTGGAGATATTATTGGTGTCACTGGATTTCCAG GAAAAACTAACGTGGGAGAGCTAAGTATCTTCTCAAGATCGTTTACTGTGTTGTCTCATTGCCTTCACACGTTGCCGATGAAGGAAAAGCCTCGTCATGGAACCGAGGAAAATCCTCGTGAAAAGGCTCCTCCTAAG AATACTGAAAACTGGGTTCCAGGAAAGCCTAGAAATccacaaacatatattattaaagaTCAG GAAACTCGTTATCGCCAGCGTTACCTTGACTTGATACTGCACAATGAGGTCCGCCAAGTCCTCAATACCAGCGGTAATATAAACAAGTACATTAGAAGATACCTTTATGATCTTGATTTCTTTGAG TTTGAGacatctatgatgagtattacTGCTGGTGGAGCAACTGCACGTCCATTCGAGACACATCacaatgatctgaatatgaAGATGTACATGCGCATCGCACCAGAACTCTTTCTCAAGCAGCTTGTTGTTGGAGGTTTTGACCGTGTTTTCGAGATTGGAAAGCAATTTAGAAACGAGGGTATTGACATGACACACAATCCAGAGTTCACCACCTGCGAGTTCTATATGGCTTTTGCAGACTACAATGACTTGATGGAGATGACTGAGGAATTGCTCAGTG GTATGGTGAAGGAATTAACAGGTGGCTACAAAATCAAGTATCATGCTAATGGGTACGATGAGGAGCCGATTGAAATAGACTTCACTCCTCCATTCAG GAGGATAGACATGATGGTGGATTTAGAGAAGATGGCCAACCTTAACATACCAAAAGATTTGGCTAGCGAGGAAGCTAACAAGTATCTGATTGATGCATGTGAGAGGTTTAATGTCAGATGCCCACCTCCTCAGACGACGGCTCGTTTGTTGGATAAG CTTGTTGGACACTTTCTGGAAGTGACATGTGTTAACCCCACTTTCATAATGAACCAACCCAAGATTATGAGTCCATTGGCAAAATCTCACAGATCCAACGAGTTTTTGACTGAACGATTTGAGTTGTTCGTCAACCAACACGAA CTTTGCAATGCCTACACCGAGTTGAATGATCCTGTGGAACAGCGGCAACGTTTTGCTGATCAGCTCAAG GATCGACAATCTGGAGATGATGAAGCTATGACTATTGATGAGTCGTTTTGCACGGCTCTAGAATATGGATTGCCTCCTACAGGTGGTTGGGGAATGGGAATAGATCGGCTTGCTATGTTACTAACCGACTCACAGAACATTAAG GAGGTTATCCCCTTCCCAACAACGAAGCCTAAGGACGAGCCATCTTCTGCTGCAACAGCCAACAGGTAA
- the LOC104734648 gene encoding lysine--tRNA ligase, cytoplasmic-like isoform X1, with the protein MDPEAEPVVENPAANRDLENEQREEQRRREEEEKAKQQYFENRLRYVEAEKEKGNNPYPHKFFVSMSNSEFIEKYTSLSLKEHVEDDQVSLAGRIMSKRSYGKIFFYDLHNRGSKVQVVANRSYSELDEAEFVRLHATVRRGDIIGVTGFPGKTNVGELSIFSRSFTVLSHCLHTLPMKEKPRHGTEENPREKAPPKNTENWVPGKPRNPQTYIIKDQETRYRQRYLDLILHNEVRQVLNTSGNINKYIRRYLYDLDFFEFETSMMSITAGGATARPFETHHNDLNMKMYMRIAPELFLKQLVVGGFDRVFEIGKQFRNEGIDMTHNPEFTTCEFYMAFADYNDLMEMTEELLSGMVKELTGGYKIKYHANGYDEEPIEIDFTPPFRRIDMMVDLEKMANLNIPKDLASEEANKYLIDACERFNVRCPPPQTTARLLDKLVGHFLEVTCVNPTFIMNQPKIMSPLAKSHRSNEFLTERFELFVNQHELCNAYTELNDPVEQRQRFADQLKDRQSGDDEAMTIDESFCTALEYGLPPTGGWGMGIDRLAMLLTDSQNIKEVIPFPTTKPKDEPSSAATANSSCRVESLETKEGVCKTYEKTFLISFFKFLGVFVVCVLVSLCLELLHLQNSHV; encoded by the exons ATGGATCCTGAAGCTGAACCCGTCGTAGAAAA TCCTGCTGCTAATAGGGATTTGGAGAACGAACAGAGGGAGGAACAGAGGAGgcgtgaggaagaagaaaaggccAAACAA CAATACTTTGAGAACAGATTGAGGTATGTTGAAGCAGAGAAGGAAAAGGGAAACAATCCATACCCACACAAGTTCTTTGTGTCCATGTCAAACTCTGAATTCATTGAAAAGTATACTAGTTTAAGCCTCAAAGAACATGTTGAAGACGACCAAGTTTCTCTAGCCG GACGGATAATGAGCAAGAGATCTTATGGCAAGATTTTCTTCTATGATCTACATAATCGTGGTTCTAAGGTCCAAGTTGTGGCTAATAGGAG TTACTCAGAATTAGATGAAGCTGAGTTTGTCAGGCTCCATGCTACTGTTAGGCGTGGAGATATTATTGGTGTCACTGGATTTCCAG GAAAAACTAACGTGGGAGAGCTAAGTATCTTCTCAAGATCGTTTACTGTGTTGTCTCATTGCCTTCACACGTTGCCGATGAAGGAAAAGCCTCGTCATGGAACCGAGGAAAATCCTCGTGAAAAGGCTCCTCCTAAG AATACTGAAAACTGGGTTCCAGGAAAGCCTAGAAATccacaaacatatattattaaagaTCAG GAAACTCGTTATCGCCAGCGTTACCTTGACTTGATACTGCACAATGAGGTCCGCCAAGTCCTCAATACCAGCGGTAATATAAACAAGTACATTAGAAGATACCTTTATGATCTTGATTTCTTTGAG TTTGAGacatctatgatgagtattacTGCTGGTGGAGCAACTGCACGTCCATTCGAGACACATCacaatgatctgaatatgaAGATGTACATGCGCATCGCACCAGAACTCTTTCTCAAGCAGCTTGTTGTTGGAGGTTTTGACCGTGTTTTCGAGATTGGAAAGCAATTTAGAAACGAGGGTATTGACATGACACACAATCCAGAGTTCACCACCTGCGAGTTCTATATGGCTTTTGCAGACTACAATGACTTGATGGAGATGACTGAGGAATTGCTCAGTG GTATGGTGAAGGAATTAACAGGTGGCTACAAAATCAAGTATCATGCTAATGGGTACGATGAGGAGCCGATTGAAATAGACTTCACTCCTCCATTCAG GAGGATAGACATGATGGTGGATTTAGAGAAGATGGCCAACCTTAACATACCAAAAGATTTGGCTAGCGAGGAAGCTAACAAGTATCTGATTGATGCATGTGAGAGGTTTAATGTCAGATGCCCACCTCCTCAGACGACGGCTCGTTTGTTGGATAAG CTTGTTGGACACTTTCTGGAAGTGACATGTGTTAACCCCACTTTCATAATGAACCAACCCAAGATTATGAGTCCATTGGCAAAATCTCACAGATCCAACGAGTTTTTGACTGAACGATTTGAGTTGTTCGTCAACCAACACGAA CTTTGCAATGCCTACACCGAGTTGAATGATCCTGTGGAACAGCGGCAACGTTTTGCTGATCAGCTCAAG GATCGACAATCTGGAGATGATGAAGCTATGACTATTGATGAGTCGTTTTGCACGGCTCTAGAATATGGATTGCCTCCTACAGGTGGTTGGGGAATGGGAATAGATCGGCTTGCTATGTTACTAACCGACTCACAGAACATTAAG GAGGTTATCCCCTTCCCAACAACGAAGCCTAAGGACGAGCCATCTTCTGCTGCAACAGCCAACAG CTCCTGCCGAGTAGAGAGTCTAGAGACTAAAGAAGGAGTTTGCAAAACTTATGAAAAAACAttcctcatctctttctttaaatttttaggggttttcgtagtttgtgttttggtttctctctgTTTAGAACTTCTACATTTGCAAAACAGTCATGTATAA
- the LOC104734651 gene encoding F-box protein At4g27050-like, whose product MAAKKKVETCSINSLPDEVLGQILSLFPTKLAAATSVLSKRWRNLLPLVQNLDFDESMVFYPNRASETIGDGGGFLDFVNRTLGLLGDSPIKKFSMKWVSPIDNSQYNHLIRNVLEHGALELDLSSTSIQCIMPEFFFSKTLVKLTLSRGSYDQDSHPPDGVLFPALKTLSLVQVSYGTFGWGDLYDCLLDSCPVLEEVNIFAGDPFDAGGWRKHIWGSTIQRITIFYRFYDLDAHSLVGLDTPRLVYLDYSSYVAEDYQCQLDSLVEARLDLILWKYNDYIPPVDEYYGYDSTKGDAWGDATKLVEAIRNVVTLHLSADSLEVFHCCCESMPEFNNLVTLSFESHEERDWQVLPLLLRKSPNLDTLVLKGLVHKYTKGCGDVCACKRVRKKRKKKISCLLSCGVKVLKVYGYGGSCRELKQMRHFMENLRCLEVVKVQVQVDKQDKKYTDDLMKLLQTASSECKIQFI is encoded by the exons ATGGCTGCCAAAAAAAAGGTGGAAACTTGTTCAATTAATAGCTTACCAGATGAGGTTTTGGGTCAGATCCTGTCGTTGTTCCCTACTAAACTTGCTGCTGCCACATCAGTTCTCTCAAAACGGTGGAGAAATCTGTTGCCTCTGGTTCAAAACCTTGATTTCGATGAGTCCATGGTCTTTTATCCGAACAGAGCATCAGAAACTATTGGCGATGGTGGTGGCTTCCTTGATTTCGTGAACAGAACCCTTGGACTGCTCGGTGATTCTCCCATCAAGAAATTCTCTATGAAGTGGGTTTCTCCAATCGACAACTCTCAGTACAACCATCTGATCCGCAATGTGCTAGAACACGGAGCCTTGGAACTAGACTTGTCATCAACATCCATACAATGTATAATGCCTGAGTTCTTCTTCAGCAAGACGTTAGTTAAACTCACCCTTTCCCGGGGAAGTTACGACCAAGACAGTCATCCTCCCGACGGTGTGCTTTTCCCTGCActcaaaactctctctctcgttcaaGTGTCTTATGGTACGTTTGGATGGGGTGATCTTTATGACTGCCTCCTCGACTCTTGCCCTGTGCTTGAGGAAGTTAACATATTTGCTGGTGATCCTTTTGATGCGGGTGGTTGGAGAAAACATATTTGGGGTTCAACCATCCAGAGGATAACCATATTTTACCGTTTTTATGATCTAGACGCCCACTCATTGGTTGGCCTTGACACGCCACGTCTTGTGTACCTTGACTACTCTAGTTATGTCGCAGAAGATTATCAATGTCAGTTGGATTCGCTTGTCGAGGCTAGACTGGATCTTATATTATGGAAGTATAATGATTATATCCCACCAGTAGATGAATATTATGGGTATGATTCTACAAAGGGTGATGCTTGGGGTGATGCAACCAAACTCGTTGAAGCTATAAGGAATGTTGTGACCCTTCACTTGTCTGCTGATTCTCTTGAG GTGTTTCATTGCTGCTGTGAATCTATGCCTGAGTTCAACAACCTCGTGACGTTGTCTTTTGAGAGTCACGAGGAACGTGATTGGCAAGTATTGCCGCTTCTGCTCAGGAAATCTCCAAACCTAGATACTCTAGTCCTTAAG GGTCTTGTGCACAAGTATACAAAAGGATGTGGGGATGTATGCGCTTGCAAACgtgtgaggaagaagaggaagaagaaaattagtTGTTTACTGTCGTGTGGAGTGAAGGTGCTAAAGGTTTATGGGTATGGAggaagttgtagagaattgaaaCAGATGAGACATTTTATGGAGAATTTGAGGTGTCTTGAAGTTGTGAAGGTTCAGGTTCAAGTTGATAAGCAAGATAAAAAGTACACCGATGACCTAATGAAGCTCCTCCAGACAGCTTCTTCAGAGTGCAAGATCCAATTCATTTGA
- the LOC104734649 gene encoding putative pentatricopeptide repeat-containing protein At5g06400, mitochondrial yields MKALFRLKSCSFDPTRRNPLVSFSGFSKSSKSNKTRVTPTKIQAEAAALTSLFNEITEILGSDVVKPDDTTQLRSHESGPPRSSVSCTQSVRENAATEFTGENEEEAQQLVREEVDVSHVVHQITCVVREDDDMVSMEERLEKLSFPFEPEIVENVLKRCFKVPHLARRFFDWVKDKDGFSHRVGIYNTMLSIAGEARDLDMVDELVKEMEKNACDKDIRTWTILISVYGKAKKIGKGLMVFEKMRLSGFELDAAAYNIMVRSLCIARRGDLALEFYKEMMEKDITFGLRTYKMLLDCIAKSEDVDVAQSIADDMVRICEVSEHEGFGYLLKSFCVSGKIKEALELIRELKNKEVCLDAKYFEILVKGLCRANRMVDALEIVDIMKRRKLDDSNVYGIIISGYLRQNDVSKALEQFEVIKNSGHTIRVSTYTEIMQHLFKLRQFEKGSNLFSEMIESGIEPDSVAITAVVAGYLGQNRVAEAWKVFSSMKEKGIKPTWKSYLIFAKELCRLAKYDEVLKLLNQMHASKIAIRNDMFSWVISSMEKNGEKEKIELVKEIQKKCNFYCQEQANGYDKEECRQEDELVQESDRPPASSSVDKIKVQEICRMLSSSRDWETTKESLEESTVEFTPELVVEVLRNAKIQGNAVLRFFSWVGKRNGYKHSSEAYNMSIKVAGCGKDFNQMRSLFYEMRRQGCLITQDTWAIMIMQYGRTGLTNIAIRTFKEMKDMGLIPSSSTFKCLITVLCEKKGRNVEEATRTFCEMIRSGFVPDRELVQDYLGCLCEVGNTKEAKSCLDSLCKIGFSVPVAYSIKIRALCRIGKLEEALSELDKFKGDKSLLDQYTYGSIVHGLLLRGKLQEALAKVNSMKETGIKPSVHVYTSLIVHFFKEKKLEKVLETCQEMEEEGCEPSVVTYTAMICGYMNLGKVEEAWKAFRNMEEKGTSPDFTTYSKFINCLCQAGKSEDALKLLSEMLDKGIAPSTINFRTVFYGLNREGKQDLARIVQQKKSALVAQRKLHQTSGFQTLRQKSQTTASVSLVPGIGSGLTLLNHLLLI; encoded by the exons ATGAAAGCCTTGTTTCGATTAAAGTCTTGCTCTTTTGATCCAACACGAAGGAACCCACTCGTTTCTTTCTCAGGTTTCTCAAAGTCATCGAAATCTAATAAAACCCGTGTTACCCCGACGAAGATCCAAGCAGAAGCTGCTGCTCTCACGTCACTCTTCAATGAGATTACTGAGATTTTAGGATCGGATGTTGTCAAACCAGATGATACTACGCAGCTCAGATCACATGAGTCAGGACCACCACGATCATCTGTTTCTTGCACGCAAAGTGTTCGTGAAAATGCCGCAACGGAATTTACAGGCGAGAATGAAGAAGAGGCTCAGCAACTTGTTCGTGAAGAAGTCGACGTCAGCCATGTGGTTCATCAGATTACGTGTGTCGTCAGGGAAGATGACGATATGGTTTCCATGGAGGAGAGGTTAGAGAAATTGAGTTTTCCGTTTGAACCGGAGATAGTAGAGAATGTACTGAAGAGGTGCTTCAAGGTTCCTCATTTAGCTCGAAGGTTTTTTGATTGGGTGAAAGACAAGGATGGTTTTTCACATAGAGTTGGAATATACAACACCATGTTAAGCATAGCTGGGGAAGCAAGGGATCTTGATATGGTTGATGAACTGGTTAAAGAAATGGAGAAGAACGCTTGCGATAAAGATATTAGAACATGGACTATTCTTATCTCTGTGTACGGGAAAGCCAAAAAGATAGGGAAAGGGCTGATGGTTTTTGAGAAGATGAGGCTAAGTGGCTTTGAACTCGATGCTGCAGCTTACAATATCATGGTTAGGTCTCTATGTATAGCTCGTAGAGGTGATCTTGCGCTTGAGTTCTATAAGGAAATGATGGAAAAGGATATTACTTTTGGATTGAGAACGTATAAGATGCTACTGGATTGTATAGCGAAATCAGAGGATGTTGATGTAGCTCAGTCCATTGCAGATGACATggttaggatatgtgaggtatCAGAACATGAGGGTTTTGGTTATTTGCTTAAGAGTTTTTGTGTTTCCGGTAAGATAAAAGAAGCGTTGGAACTGATCCGTGAGCTAAAAAACAAGGAAGTGTGCCTTGACGCTAAATATTTTGAGATCTTGGTTAAAGGACTTTGCAGAGCCAATAGAATGGTAGATGCTTTAGAGATTGTTGATATAATGAAGAGAAGGAAATTGGATGACTCAAATGTATATGGGATTATTATCAGTGGGTATCTCAGGCAAAACGATGTTTCTAAAGCACTTGAACAGTTTGAGGTTATAAAAAATTCAGGGCATACAATTAGAGTTTCTACGTACACTGAGATTATGCAACACCTTTTCAAGTTGAGACAGTTTGAAAAGGGTAGCAACTTATTCAGTGAGATGATAGAGAGTGGCATTGAGCCTGACAGTGTCGCTATCACAGCCGTGGTTGCTGGTTATTTGGGCCAAAACCGAGTAGCAGAGGCATGGAAAGTGTTTAGTAGCATGAAGGAAAAGGGCATCAAACCAACATGGAAATCTTATCTGATCTTTGCGAAGGAGCTCTGCAGATTAGCAAAATATGATGAGGTCCTAAAGCTACTTAATCAGATGCACGCCTCCAAGATAGCTATTAGGAATGATATGTTCTCTTGGGTTATCTCTAGTATGGAGAAAAATGGTGAAAAGGAGAAAATTGAACTTGTAAAAGAGATCCAGAAAAAATGCAATTTCTACTGTCAAGAACAAGCAAACGGATATGACAAAGAAGAATGTAGGCAAGAGGATGAGCTTGTTCAAGAGTCTGATCGTCcaccagcttcttcttctgttgataAAATAAAGGTACAAGAAATTTGTCGTATGTTATCATCCTCTCGTGATTGGGAGACAACCAAAGAATCTCTAGAAGAATCGACAGTTGAGTTCACGCCAGAACTGGTAGTTGAGGTTCTACGTAATGCTAAGATACAAGGCAACGCTGTTTTACGTTTCTTTTCATGGGTGGGAAAGAGAAATGGCTATAAGCACAGTTCAGAGGCATACAACATGAGCATCAAAGTTGCAGGATGTGGGAAAGATTTTAACCAGATGAGAAGTCTGTTTTACGAGATGAGAAGACAAGGCTGCTTGATAACACAAGATACATGGGCAATCATGATAATGCAGTATGGTAGAACCGGTCTTACCAACATTGCTATCAGAACGTTCAAGGAAATGAAAGATATGGGTCTGATCCCGAGCTCGTCGACCTTCAAGTGTTTAATTACAGTTCTTTGCGAGAAGAAAGGCAGGAACGTTGAAGAAGCCACCAGAACATTCTGCGAGATGATTCGTTCAGGTTTTGTCCCAGATAGAGAACTAGTCCAAGACTACTTGGGATGCTTATGTGAAGTTGGTAACACGAAGGAAGCAAAAAGTTGTTTGGATTCTCTCTGCAAGATAGGCTTCTCAGTCCCTGTGGCCTACTCCATTAAAATAAGAGCTCTTTGTCGAATTGGAAAACTAGAGGAAGCTCTATCAGAGTTAGACAAGtttaaaggagataaatctttacTAGATCAGTATACTTATGGAAGCATTGTTCATGGTTTATTGCTGAGAGGAAAGTTACAAGAAGCATTGGCTAAAGTGAATTCCATGAAGGAAACGGGAATAAAACCCAGTGTTCATGTCTACACATCTTTGATTGTTCACTTCTTCAAGGAGAAAAAGCTCGAGAAGGTTCTCGAGACATGTCaggaaatggaagaagaaggcTGTGAACCTTCAGTTGTTACATATACGGCAATGATCTGTGGGTACATGAACCTGGGAAAAGTGGAAGAGGCTTGGAAAGCATTCCGCAATATGGAAGAGAAAGGGACTTCACCAGACTTTACAACATACAGTAAGTTCATAAACTGTTTGTGCCAAGCAGGCAAATCTGAAGATGCGCTGAAGCTTCTGTCCGAGATGCTGGATAAGGGTATTGCTCCAAGCACTATCAATTTCCGGACAGTTTTCTATGGGTTAAACAGAGAAGGCAAGCAGGATCTTGCCCGGATTGTTCAACAGAAGAAGTCGGCTTTAGTAGCACAGCGAAAG CTTCATCAAACCTCTGGCTTTCAAACGCTTCGACAAAAGAGTCAGACCACTGCTTCAGTTTCTCTT GTACCTGGGATTGGATCTGGTTTAACGCTACTGAACCATCTGCTTCTGATATAG